Proteins co-encoded in one Gemmatimonadales bacterium genomic window:
- a CDS encoding SDR family oxidoreductase gives MSDGLRIEGRVALVTGANRGIGRAIVEALLERGARKVYAAARKPEAVADLVAENAGRVVPLRLDITSSEEVRQAVAQAGDIDLLVNNAAILGHMAGGFEDPVWLDAARREYETNVVGVLQVSQAFAPVLARQGGGTLVNVSSVAGLVGMPLVLTYSSSKAALHSLTQSTRQLLRGQRTYVAGVYPGPVDTDMAAELTFPKVSPSAVAHSILDGLEQGLEEIYPDPFAAEYGDAYAVNPKGLEARIATMGAAD, from the coding sequence ATGTCGGACGGATTGCGGATCGAGGGACGGGTGGCCCTGGTGACCGGGGCGAATCGGGGAATCGGGCGGGCTATCGTCGAGGCGCTGCTGGAGCGGGGCGCGCGGAAGGTCTATGCGGCCGCTCGGAAGCCGGAGGCGGTGGCCGATCTCGTAGCGGAGAACGCAGGACGGGTCGTACCGCTTCGGCTCGACATCACCAGCTCCGAGGAGGTGCGGCAGGCGGTCGCGCAGGCCGGCGACATCGATCTGCTGGTGAACAATGCCGCGATCCTGGGCCATATGGCAGGCGGCTTCGAGGATCCTGTGTGGCTCGACGCGGCCCGGCGGGAGTACGAGACCAACGTGGTCGGCGTGCTGCAGGTCTCCCAGGCGTTCGCCCCGGTGCTGGCGCGGCAGGGCGGCGGTACGCTGGTCAACGTGAGCTCGGTGGCCGGGTTGGTGGGCATGCCGCTGGTGCTCACCTACAGCTCGTCCAAGGCCGCGCTCCATTCGCTCACCCAGAGCACCCGGCAGCTCCTGCGCGGACAGCGAACCTACGTGGCGGGGGTGTACCCCGGGCCGGTGGACACGGACATGGCAGCCGAGCTCACCTTCCCGAAGGTATCGCCGTCGGCGGTCGCGCATTCGATCTTGGACGGGCTGGAGCAGGGGCTGGAGGAGATCTATCCCGATCCGTTCGCGGCCGAGTATGGGGATGCGTACGCGGTGAATCCCAAGGGACTCGAGGCGCGTATCGCGACGATGGGGGCGGCCGACTGA
- a CDS encoding biotin/lipoyl-binding protein, with amino-acid sequence MLWARSRSAVTVETIIAAPMASGGGGTGGGGTTSVTANGYVVARTRAAVSAKIPGRIASLTVDGGSNVRRGEVIARLENDDYAAAAAEARANVTSARAQLSEAATERDQSAREAHRLARIHGEHPELISAQDVEAAEAALRYAQATLENTYIRAPFTGTVLRKEAEVGEVVAPSVGGGLTRGAVQAIR; translated from the coding sequence GTGCTCTGGGCTCGAAGCCGCTCCGCCGTCACGGTCGAGACCATCATCGCTGCGCCGATGGCGAGTGGCGGCGGCGGGACCGGTGGCGGTGGCACAACCTCGGTCACAGCCAACGGCTACGTGGTGGCCCGCACCCGCGCCGCCGTCTCGGCCAAGATCCCCGGCCGCATCGCCTCGCTCACGGTGGACGGCGGCTCCAACGTGCGCCGCGGCGAGGTGATCGCCAGACTGGAGAACGACGACTACGCCGCCGCCGCTGCCGAGGCCCGAGCCAACGTCACCAGCGCCCGCGCGCAGCTCTCCGAGGCCGCCACCGAGCGGGACCAGTCGGCCCGCGAGGCCCACCGGCTGGCGCGGATTCACGGCGAGCATCCCGAGCTGATCTCGGCGCAGGACGTCGAGGCTGCCGAGGCCGCGCTCCGCTATGCCCAGGCCACGCTGGAGAACACCTACATCCGCGCTCCGTTCACCGGCACCGTGCTGAGGAAAGAAGCCGAGGTAGGTGAGGTGGTGGCCCCCTCGGTGGGCGGCGGGCTCACCCGCGGCGCGGTGCAGGCGATCAGGTAG
- a CDS encoding TetR/AcrR family transcriptional regulator, translating to MPRPKSFDEDAVLDQAVQLFQERGYEGTSLADLEAHLGLGRQSIYNSFGDKQALFLKALERYRQNISELMLGQLDAPDAGLEAIRAFFRTSVEAMTAPGPRRACLVASTILERGAEDPDALLRCNHARAGLERLLRRALAQAKSRGEVSRSLDVEATATLLVIQNYGLNILAKTGAPAADLHAAVEVLLAGLE from the coding sequence ATGCCACGCCCCAAGTCCTTCGACGAGGACGCCGTCCTCGACCAAGCCGTGCAGCTCTTCCAGGAGCGCGGCTACGAAGGCACCTCCCTGGCCGATCTCGAGGCCCACCTCGGCCTCGGCCGGCAGAGCATCTACAACAGCTTCGGTGACAAGCAGGCGCTCTTCCTCAAGGCGCTGGAGCGCTACCGGCAGAATATCTCCGAGCTGATGCTGGGCCAGCTCGACGCCCCGGATGCCGGCCTGGAAGCGATTCGCGCCTTCTTCCGGACATCAGTCGAGGCCATGACTGCCCCCGGGCCCAGACGGGCCTGCCTGGTGGCCAGTACCATTCTGGAGCGGGGCGCGGAGGATCCCGATGCCCTGCTGCGCTGCAATCACGCGCGGGCCGGGCTGGAGCGGCTGCTCCGTCGCGCGCTGGCACAGGCCAAGTCCCGCGGGGAGGTGTCCAGGAGCCTCGACGTCGAGGCCACCGCGACCCTCCTGGTCATTCAGAATTACGGGCTCAATATCCTTGCGAAAACCGGCGCACCTGCGGCAGATCTGCACGCCGCCGTAGAGGTCCTGCTGGCGGGCCTGGAGTAG
- a CDS encoding protein phosphatase 2C domain-containing protein codes for MPALNAAAAATLASRKPREDEIDAHGVTHPGKIRKDNQDHFILCSLRKQLVLRLSSIPEADGLLSESERLASLAMVADGVGGAARGETASRLALQAVTRYVSHATRCYFGAVEDNDQALYHALEEAARQCHADLVRLGEEDMDFRGMATTLTLYLGVWPRAYLLQVGDSRCYLLRNGELTQITRDQTMAQEMVDLGVMKAEEAAGTRLAHTLTSSIGGRETHPTITRFEMNWGHILLLCSDGLTRHVSDERIRDVLRSMTSARQACETLLQEALDGGGSDNITVVVGRAVRKEV; via the coding sequence ATGCCTGCCCTGAACGCAGCCGCCGCCGCGACCCTCGCGTCCCGTAAGCCCCGCGAGGACGAGATCGACGCCCACGGCGTGACCCATCCCGGCAAGATCCGGAAAGACAACCAGGACCACTTCATCCTCTGCTCGCTCCGCAAGCAGCTCGTACTTCGGCTCTCCAGTATCCCCGAGGCCGACGGCCTCCTGTCGGAGAGTGAGCGGCTCGCGTCGCTCGCGATGGTCGCCGATGGGGTGGGCGGCGCCGCCCGGGGTGAGACGGCCAGCCGGCTGGCGCTCCAGGCAGTCACCCGATACGTCTCCCATGCCACCCGTTGTTACTTCGGCGCCGTGGAGGACAACGATCAGGCCCTCTATCACGCGCTCGAGGAAGCCGCCCGCCAATGCCACGCGGATCTGGTGCGCCTGGGCGAAGAGGACATGGACTTCCGCGGGATGGCCACGACACTCACCCTGTACCTCGGCGTCTGGCCCCGTGCCTACCTGCTCCAAGTGGGCGACAGCCGCTGCTACCTGCTCCGGAACGGCGAGCTGACCCAGATCACCCGCGACCAGACCATGGCGCAGGAGATGGTCGACCTCGGCGTCATGAAGGCGGAGGAGGCGGCCGGGACCCGGCTGGCCCACACGCTCACCAGCTCGATCGGCGGGCGCGAGACCCATCCCACGATCACCCGCTTCGAGATGAATTGGGGCCACATCCTGCTGCTCTGCAGCGACGGGCTCACCCGGCATGTGAGCGACGAGCGGATCCGGGACGTGCTTCGCTCGATGACCTCGGCACGACAGGCGTGCGAGACGCTGCTGCAGGAGGCGCTCGACGGCGGCGGCAGTGACAACATCACGGTGGTGGTGGGCCGCGCGGTGCGGAAGGAGGTGTGA
- a CDS encoding phospholipase D-like domain-containing protein codes for MSPKRSATKRSRPWSDGWRQLRTARAAVAVLVGLLLAVILLYVNLASSERKVENPLPHRYATADSQFVRTMGSLLGPGFLPGNRVTTLLNGDQVFPAMLQAIRSARRTITFENYIYWSSQVEQQFSQALAERARAGVRVHLLLDWVGSDKKDRNSIEQMRKAGVEVVEYRPLRWYNLDRLNHRDHRKILVVDGRVGFTGGVGIADKWLGHAQDRDHWRDSHFQAEGPVVAQLQSVFMDDWFATRGTLLDGPGYFPDLDPVGPEWAQAFRSSPSGGSESVRLMYLLAIAAAARSILIANAYFVPDRVTVAMLVEARRRGVEVEIIVPGPILDAQVVRRASRELWGPLLRSGVRIYEYQPTMYHTKVMVVDDLWVSVGSTNFDERSFRLNQEANLNVLDPGFAEEQVRVFREDRQRSKRITLEEWRRRPLWERVEGWVAGVGRGQL; via the coding sequence ATGAGTCCGAAGCGCTCGGCAACGAAGCGGTCGCGGCCCTGGTCGGATGGATGGCGGCAGCTCCGGACGGCGCGGGCTGCCGTGGCCGTGCTGGTGGGCCTCCTCCTCGCGGTGATTCTGCTCTACGTGAACCTCGCCAGCTCCGAACGGAAGGTCGAGAACCCGCTGCCCCACCGATACGCCACGGCCGATTCCCAGTTCGTCCGGACCATGGGGAGCCTGCTGGGTCCCGGATTCCTGCCGGGGAATCGAGTCACCACCCTGCTCAACGGCGATCAGGTCTTCCCCGCGATGCTCCAGGCGATCCGCTCCGCCCGACGGACGATCACCTTCGAGAACTACATCTACTGGTCCTCCCAGGTGGAGCAGCAGTTCTCCCAGGCACTGGCGGAGCGGGCGCGCGCCGGCGTCCGGGTGCACCTGCTGCTCGACTGGGTGGGCTCGGACAAGAAGGACCGCAACTCCATCGAGCAAATGCGCAAGGCCGGGGTGGAGGTGGTCGAGTATCGGCCGCTCCGCTGGTACAACCTCGACCGGCTCAATCACCGGGACCACCGGAAGATCCTGGTCGTGGACGGCCGGGTAGGATTCACCGGCGGGGTAGGCATCGCGGACAAGTGGCTGGGCCACGCCCAGGATCGGGATCACTGGCGGGACTCCCACTTCCAGGCGGAGGGCCCGGTGGTGGCCCAGCTCCAGTCGGTCTTCATGGACGATTGGTTCGCCACCAGGGGCACGCTGCTGGACGGCCCGGGCTACTTCCCCGACCTGGACCCGGTGGGCCCGGAGTGGGCACAGGCTTTCCGAAGCTCTCCTTCGGGTGGGAGCGAGAGCGTCCGGCTCATGTACCTCCTCGCCATCGCGGCCGCGGCCAGGAGCATCCTCATCGCGAACGCCTATTTCGTTCCCGATCGGGTCACCGTCGCCATGCTGGTCGAGGCCCGCCGGCGAGGCGTGGAGGTCGAGATCATCGTGCCGGGACCGATTCTGGACGCCCAAGTGGTCCGGCGGGCCTCGCGCGAGCTGTGGGGACCGCTGCTCCGGTCCGGGGTGCGGATCTACGAATACCAGCCCACCATGTATCACACCAAGGTCATGGTGGTGGATGATCTCTGGGTCTCCGTGGGCTCGACCAACTTCGACGAGCGCTCGTTCCGGCTGAATCAGGAAGCGAACCTCAACGTGCTGGATCCCGGGTTCGCGGAGGAGCAGGTGCGGGTATTCCGCGAGGATCGGCAGCGCTCGAAGCGGATCACGCTGGAGGAATGGCGGCGCCGGCCGCTGTGGGAGCGGGTCGAAGGGTGGGTGGCCGGCGTGGGTCGGGGGCAGCTCTGA
- a CDS encoding 5'-3' exonuclease H3TH domain-containing protein translates to MIVHLLDGTYELFRQFYGQRRFNKGKDKPFGAVVGVLHSVLEMIETGATHLGVATDHVIESFRNDLWAEYKTGEGIDPALLAQFHPLEKALAAMGVVVWPMVELEADDGLASAAHLAAEEVRVEKVCIWANDKDLAQCVRGDRVVQVDRRAKEIRDAEGVRKKFGVEPALIPDLLALVGDAQDGYPGISGIGRTTAARLLNRYGPIEGFPSTVLGEERERALLFKTLATLRTDAPVFRDVDELEWRGATSGFAGWAEGIGEARLVERAVKARG, encoded by the coding sequence ATGATCGTGCACCTGCTGGACGGCACCTACGAGCTGTTCCGCCAGTTCTACGGCCAGCGCCGCTTCAATAAAGGGAAGGACAAGCCGTTCGGCGCCGTCGTCGGAGTGCTGCACTCGGTCCTGGAGATGATCGAGACGGGTGCCACCCATCTCGGGGTCGCCACCGACCATGTGATCGAGTCTTTCCGCAACGATCTCTGGGCCGAGTACAAGACTGGTGAAGGGATCGATCCCGCGCTCCTCGCCCAGTTCCACCCACTGGAAAAGGCCCTGGCGGCCATGGGCGTCGTGGTCTGGCCCATGGTCGAGCTGGAGGCGGACGATGGGCTGGCCTCGGCCGCGCACCTCGCCGCGGAAGAGGTGCGGGTCGAGAAGGTCTGCATCTGGGCCAACGACAAGGACCTGGCGCAGTGTGTCCGAGGCGACCGGGTGGTGCAGGTGGATCGTCGGGCGAAGGAGATCCGGGACGCCGAAGGCGTGCGCAAGAAGTTCGGCGTGGAGCCCGCGCTCATCCCCGACCTGCTCGCACTGGTGGGGGATGCTCAGGATGGATATCCGGGCATCTCAGGCATCGGCCGCACCACGGCGGCCCGGCTGCTCAATCGATACGGGCCGATCGAAGGGTTTCCGAGCACGGTGCTGGGGGAGGAGCGGGAACGGGCGCTGCTGTTCAAGACCCTCGCGACGCTGAGGACGGATGCGCCGGTGTTCCGGGACGTCGACGAGCTCGAGTGGCGGGGGGCGACGAGCGGGTTTGCGGGGTGGGCCGAGGGAATCGGGGAGGCGCGACTGGTGGAGCGAGCCGTAAAGGCTCGGGGGTGA
- a CDS encoding endonuclease/exonuclease/phosphatase family protein, protein MLWLGCAPTINLLNPNTPRFAGEYAAPIADAGALPRLRIVTFNVKLARRIDRAIEVLRSDSLHAADVIALEEMDDAGVERIARALQLNYVYYPGSIHPIDHKYFGPAVLSRWPIERSWKLLLPHEGRVRHQRRTATAAILRVAGRPVLAYAVHLETPIRLSDKGRADQVRAVLSDAAGFAGPVVIAGDFNSYGVGPLLVRQGYHWLTARVGPSISFFSWDHIFARGLSPARPASAGVVRQVHGASDHHPVWAVVVD, encoded by the coding sequence GTGCTGTGGCTCGGCTGCGCGCCGACCATCAATCTGCTCAATCCCAACACCCCACGATTCGCGGGCGAGTATGCGGCGCCCATCGCCGACGCCGGCGCCCTCCCACGGCTCCGCATCGTCACCTTCAATGTCAAGCTGGCCCGCCGGATCGACCGCGCCATCGAGGTCCTCCGGAGCGACAGCCTCCACGCCGCCGACGTCATCGCCCTGGAGGAGATGGACGACGCCGGCGTCGAGCGGATCGCGCGGGCGCTCCAGCTCAACTACGTCTACTATCCCGGCTCCATCCACCCGATCGACCACAAGTACTTCGGTCCGGCCGTCCTCTCCCGCTGGCCGATCGAGCGGAGCTGGAAGCTGCTGCTGCCGCACGAGGGGCGGGTCCGCCACCAGCGGCGGACCGCCACCGCCGCCATTCTGAGGGTGGCCGGCCGGCCTGTGCTCGCGTATGCGGTGCATCTGGAGACCCCCATCCGACTCTCGGACAAGGGACGGGCCGACCAGGTACGTGCGGTCCTGTCCGACGCAGCCGGCTTCGCCGGCCCGGTGGTGATCGCGGGCGACTTCAATAGCTACGGCGTCGGCCCGCTGCTGGTACGGCAGGGATACCACTGGCTCACGGCGCGAGTGGGCCCGAGCATCTCGTTTTTCTCCTGGGATCACATCTTCGCCCGTGGCCTCTCGCCCGCCCGGCCAGCCAGCGCTGGCGTGGTGCGGCAGGTGCACGGCGCGAGCGACCATCACCCGGTGTGGGCCGTCGTCGTGGATTAA
- a CDS encoding TonB family protein: MHLTLLESDRSLLGSPEYSFLSILAHAGVVWLVVSMSVGGRQLPSDEREAKAFFLLPPDRVETHPRQAEIARVGKIGGSFADGPQLASPGDGARPRVPGKAPNRPGKRSGALGELPFGPAPSLQQIAFTALQVDEMVERYEGSAAPVYPPELAAARVEGLVQAKYVVDTTGRVDTSTIRIVISNNPRFSESVRTALAEMRFRAAKRAGKRVRQLVEQRFRFSSPSVSQAGRQAS, encoded by the coding sequence ATGCACCTCACCCTCCTCGAATCCGACCGGAGCCTCCTGGGCTCCCCCGAATACTCCTTTCTCAGCATCCTGGCACACGCCGGGGTGGTGTGGCTCGTCGTCTCCATGAGCGTCGGCGGGAGGCAGCTCCCCAGCGACGAGCGCGAAGCCAAGGCGTTCTTTCTCCTCCCGCCCGACCGGGTCGAGACCCACCCACGCCAGGCCGAGATTGCCCGGGTGGGGAAGATCGGGGGCAGCTTCGCGGACGGACCCCAGCTCGCCAGCCCAGGCGACGGCGCACGGCCTCGGGTGCCCGGCAAGGCCCCCAACCGGCCCGGCAAGCGGAGCGGCGCCCTGGGTGAGCTGCCTTTCGGTCCAGCGCCTTCTCTGCAGCAGATCGCGTTCACCGCGCTGCAGGTGGACGAGATGGTCGAGCGGTACGAGGGGAGCGCTGCGCCGGTCTACCCGCCCGAGCTGGCCGCAGCCAGGGTGGAGGGGCTGGTGCAGGCCAAGTACGTGGTCGATACCACCGGGCGGGTCGACACCAGCACGATCCGCATCGTGATCAGTAACAATCCCCGCTTCAGCGAGTCGGTGCGTACCGCGTTGGCCGAGATGCGCTTCCGTGCGGCCAAGCGGGCCGGCAAGCGGGTCCGCCAACTCGTCGAGCAGCGGTTCCGGTTCAGCAGTCCGTCTGTATCACAGGCTGGGCGACAGGCCAGCTGA
- a CDS encoding DUF1697 domain-containing protein, translating to MTRYAAFLRGVSPMNAKMPELKQAFESAGFTEVKTVLSSGNVVFNARGASERSLQRKAEAAMSRRLGQAFLTIVRPVEILRELLASDPYRSFGLSPAAKRIVTFLRDEPTSELALPVELHGARILAQQGREVFSAYLPTPRGPVFMGLIEKTLGKELTTRTWDTVIKVARA from the coding sequence ATGACGAGGTACGCCGCGTTTCTCCGGGGCGTGAGTCCGATGAACGCCAAGATGCCGGAGCTGAAGCAGGCGTTCGAGTCCGCCGGATTCACCGAGGTAAAGACGGTCCTCTCCAGCGGCAATGTCGTGTTCAACGCGCGCGGCGCTTCGGAGCGGTCCCTCCAGCGCAAGGCGGAGGCGGCCATGAGCCGGCGCCTCGGCCAGGCATTTCTCACCATCGTGCGACCGGTCGAGATCCTCCGCGAGCTGCTCGCCTCCGATCCCTACCGGTCCTTCGGCCTCAGCCCCGCCGCCAAGCGCATCGTCACCTTCCTGCGAGACGAGCCCACCTCGGAGCTCGCCCTGCCGGTCGAGCTGCACGGGGCGCGCATTCTCGCTCAGCAGGGCAGGGAAGTCTTCAGCGCGTACCTGCCAACCCCGAGGGGCCCCGTCTTCATGGGGCTCATCGAGAAGACGCTCGGCAAGGAGCTGACGACCCGTACCTGGGACACCGTCATCAAAGTCGCCAGGGCGTAG
- a CDS encoding globin family protein — protein sequence MTAWKPQEEEHMTPEQQAIVRESWRRFEPTVQSDASFYERLFALDPAVRHLFASVDLERLQRKLMAMLAEIVRVLDQPDVLVSEVAALGSRHLHYGVRDADYQSVGAALLWTLEQNLGEEFTPEVRAAWTEAYLLVSTVMRRAAARAASSS from the coding sequence GTGACGGCCTGGAAGCCGCAGGAGGAGGAGCACATGACCCCGGAGCAGCAGGCGATCGTGCGGGAGAGCTGGCGACGCTTCGAGCCCACGGTGCAATCGGATGCGTCGTTTTACGAGCGTCTCTTCGCGCTCGATCCCGCGGTCCGGCATCTCTTTGCCAGTGTCGATCTCGAGAGGTTGCAACGGAAGCTCATGGCGATGCTCGCGGAGATCGTGCGGGTGCTCGACCAGCCCGACGTGCTGGTCAGCGAGGTAGCGGCGCTGGGGAGCCGCCATCTGCACTATGGCGTCAGGGATGCGGACTACCAGTCGGTCGGGGCGGCGCTGCTCTGGACCCTGGAGCAGAATCTGGGCGAGGAGTTCACGCCCGAGGTGCGCGCCGCGTGGACCGAGGCCTACCTGCTCGTGTCGACGGTCATGCGCCGAGCCGCGGCGCGGGCGGCGAGCTCCAGTTAG